A window of the Desulfobacterales bacterium genome harbors these coding sequences:
- the menA gene encoding 1,4-dihydroxy-2-naphthoate octaprenyltransferase: MNAFYRNWFLASRPWSFIMTAISIGVGGAIAAIDGHFFWGLFGLTLLGGVFLHAATNLINDYYDVRSGVDTVDVSTAIYRPHPLVEGKILASSVHMAAYILFFAGAVIGFWLAATRGWPILIIGAVGVAASIAYTAPPISYKYIGLGEFSVFLMWGPLMVEGTYYVQQQAFSSEALWISIPFGVIVALVLLANNLRDIAHDKSRHIRTIAIVLGAQKGFYLYTGLVCLAYACILLLIIAGVLSFWSLIVFLSLPIAVKLLRLMREKIPDDADARTAQLDTAFGILLLISLVLEALI, translated from the coding sequence ATGAACGCCTTTTATCGCAACTGGTTTCTTGCCAGCCGGCCGTGGTCCTTTATCATGACCGCCATCTCTATCGGGGTGGGCGGCGCGATTGCTGCCATTGACGGCCATTTTTTCTGGGGGCTTTTCGGGCTGACGCTTCTGGGCGGGGTCTTTCTGCATGCGGCCACCAACCTGATCAATGACTACTACGACGTCCGAAGCGGGGTCGATACCGTGGATGTCTCAACCGCCATATACCGGCCCCATCCCCTGGTGGAGGGAAAAATCCTGGCATCCAGCGTGCACATGGCCGCCTATATTCTCTTTTTCGCGGGCGCGGTCATCGGTTTTTGGCTGGCCGCCACCCGGGGCTGGCCGATTCTTATCATCGGCGCGGTCGGCGTTGCCGCCAGCATCGCCTACACAGCCCCGCCGATCAGCTATAAATACATCGGCCTTGGGGAGTTCTCCGTCTTTCTGATGTGGGGGCCGCTGATGGTTGAAGGCACCTATTATGTGCAGCAGCAGGCCTTTAGTTCTGAGGCGCTCTGGATCAGCATTCCCTTCGGCGTGATCGTGGCCCTGGTGCTGCTGGCCAATAACCTGCGTGATATCGCGCACGACAAAAGCCGCCATATCCGAACCATCGCTATTGTCCTGGGCGCACAAAAAGGCTTCTATCTTTATACCGGTTTGGTCTGCCTGGCCTATGCCTGCATTCTGCTGCTGATTATCGCCGGAGTGCTGTCTTTTTGGTCTTTGATTGTCTTTCTCTCCCTGCCGATTGCGGTCAAGCTACTTCGCCTTATGCGGGAAAAGATCCCTGATGATGCCGATGCCCGGACCGCGCAGCTGGATACGGCATTCGGCATACTGCTCCTTATCTCCCTGGTTCTGGAGGCCCTGATTTGA
- a CDS encoding CPBP family intramembrane glutamic endopeptidase, giving the protein MSTSPFNWKPVAGTVLLAAGLWFVTFYLDWGVFWFKISVSALLLAALSFLLQPRGAFRFSLNLKSIGLGLFSAILLYLIFWAGKSVSTMIFPFAGDQIGAIYGKGEGTPVWVISLLLFFVTGPCEEIYWRNFLQKKLMLRFGGLGGWLLATLLYAGVHIWSFNFMLTGAAAVAGAFWGAMYWRLNDISPVIISHAIWSTFIFAVMPIP; this is encoded by the coding sequence TTGAGCACATCGCCATTTAACTGGAAACCGGTCGCCGGCACCGTACTTTTGGCAGCCGGCCTCTGGTTTGTCACCTTCTACCTGGACTGGGGGGTGTTCTGGTTCAAGATTTCTGTATCCGCGCTGCTGCTGGCCGCGCTCTCCTTTCTGCTCCAGCCGAGGGGGGCGTTCCGGTTTTCGCTGAACCTTAAATCCATCGGCCTGGGGCTTTTCTCCGCCATCCTGCTCTATCTCATATTCTGGGCGGGCAAATCCGTCTCCACCATGATCTTTCCGTTTGCCGGCGATCAGATCGGCGCCATCTACGGCAAGGGTGAAGGCACGCCGGTATGGGTGATTTCTTTATTACTCTTTTTTGTGACCGGCCCATGCGAGGAGATTTACTGGCGGAATTTTCTTCAGAAAAAACTCATGCTCCGATTCGGCGGCTTAGGCGGCTGGCTTCTGGCCACCCTCCTCTATGCAGGCGTGCACATCTGGTCGTTCAACTTCATGCTGACCGGGGCGGCGGCGGTGGCCGGCGCCTTCTGGGGGGCCATGTACTGGCGGCTAAATGACATTTCGCCGGTCATTATCTCGCACGCCATCTGGAGTACGTTTATCTTCGCGGTTATGCCGATTCCTTAA
- a CDS encoding MFS transporter produces the protein MRILRDPNLLILLAVVMFAVTGGSLVGPILPEMLALEGATSKNIGLALSAYTFCAMVATPLLGPVADRFGRKNVIVPAVMLFGVGGLLISFTRSFWLVLVWRALQGIGVGGMMNTVVAAIGDMYQEPERSRAMGYRVTVQSLTNATVPFISGAIATMAWFLPFYIHAMAIFLSLLAAWKLKEPAGSGKTQQYMVKAMRALANARAIWLFFSNFIGFVLLYGIVVYMPILVVQQFGLSTLHSGLAISSAAGVSALTASQSGRLSGVLSEAWRVFLGFIGCGLSHLLVGFADSYSVLLLCMGVWGLGFGTLMPTLNTAAAGLVSTELRAGVLSVFTLLIYLGQTVSPPFFALFVKDAVVRTSFFAGAAVSLLPLVFTVYIGLRKTST, from the coding sequence ATGCGCATTTTAAGAGATCCGAACCTATTGATCCTTCTGGCCGTAGTGATGTTTGCGGTCACCGGCGGCAGCCTGGTCGGGCCTATTCTGCCGGAGATGCTGGCCCTTGAGGGGGCGACCAGCAAAAACATTGGTCTGGCCTTGAGCGCCTACACCTTTTGTGCCATGGTGGCAACGCCGCTGCTGGGGCCGGTGGCGGACCGGTTCGGCAGAAAAAACGTTATTGTCCCGGCGGTCATGCTTTTCGGCGTGGGCGGTCTGCTGATTTCATTTACCCGATCCTTCTGGCTGGTGCTTGTCTGGCGGGCACTTCAGGGCATCGGCGTGGGCGGGATGATGAATACGGTGGTGGCCGCCATCGGGGATATGTATCAGGAGCCGGAGCGAAGCCGGGCCATGGGCTATCGGGTCACCGTGCAGTCGCTGACCAATGCTACGGTGCCGTTCATCTCCGGCGCCATCGCCACTATGGCATGGTTTCTGCCTTTCTATATCCATGCCATGGCCATTTTTCTATCCCTGCTTGCCGCCTGGAAGTTAAAAGAGCCGGCAGGCAGCGGAAAAACCCAGCAGTATATGGTGAAGGCCATGCGTGCCTTGGCCAATGCCCGCGCCATATGGCTGTTTTTTTCAAATTTTATAGGGTTTGTGCTCCTCTATGGGATTGTGGTGTACATGCCGATATTGGTGGTTCAGCAGTTCGGGCTTAGCACGCTGCACTCTGGCCTCGCCATATCTTCGGCCGCCGGGGTCTCGGCACTAACTGCCTCCCAGAGCGGACGGTTGAGCGGGGTTCTTTCAGAAGCGTGGCGAGTGTTTTTAGGTTTTATCGGCTGCGGGCTGAGCCATTTACTGGTGGGGTTTGCGGACAGCTATTCGGTGCTGCTGCTCTGCATGGGCGTCTGGGGGCTTGGCTTCGGCACGCTTATGCCGACGCTCAACACGGCCGCCGCCGGGCTGGTTTCAACGGAGCTGCGGGCCGGGGTGCTTTCCGTGTTTACGCTTTTGATATATCTGGGCCAGACCGTCTCCCCGCCGTTTTTCGCCCTTTTTGTAAAGGATGCCGTCGTCCGCACTTCATTTTTTGCCGGTGCCGCCGTCTCCCTGCTGCCGCTGGTGTTTACCGTCTATATCGGGCTTCGGAAGACTTCGACTTAA
- a CDS encoding YgjP-like metallopeptidase domain-containing protein: MESKTVNLKGVGEILLERSKRAKYVNISVRPLRGVRVAVPRGMSFQAAKAFAESKKEWICKHLSRVQSDEEMADYLNRTAPINRQAARRRIIDRLHELVDQYGFSFHKAFVRNQKTRWGSCSHQNNINLNVNLVRLPDHLMDYAILHELVHTRIKNHSPAFWAELEKYVPSARQVDRELDNYRMCLIR; the protein is encoded by the coding sequence ATGGAATCAAAAACCGTTAATTTAAAAGGCGTGGGCGAAATTCTGCTTGAACGCAGCAAGCGGGCCAAGTATGTGAACATTTCCGTGCGGCCGCTAAGGGGGGTCCGGGTGGCGGTGCCCAGGGGCATGTCGTTTCAGGCGGCCAAAGCCTTTGCTGAATCCAAAAAGGAATGGATTTGCAAGCACCTTTCAAGGGTCCAGTCTGATGAAGAAATGGCCGATTATCTGAATCGGACCGCGCCGATAAACCGCCAGGCAGCCCGCCGGCGGATTATCGACAGGCTGCATGAGCTGGTTGACCAATATGGATTTTCCTTTCATAAGGCATTCGTGCGGAACCAGAAAACTCGCTGGGGGAGCTGTTCCCATCAAAACAACATCAATTTAAACGTCAACCTGGTGCGCCTGCCCGATCACCTGATGGATTACGCCATTTTGCATGAACTGGTGCATACCCGGATTAAAAACCACAGCCCCGCCTTCTGGGCGGAGCTTGAAAAATACGTACCAAGCGCCCGGCAGGTCGATAGGGAACTGGATAACTACCGGATGTGTTTGATCCGTTAG
- the tesB gene encoding acyl-CoA thioesterase II, which yields MTESTTCTPISNVLDELLELLELEMIEENIFRGKSQDLGFGNIFGGQVLGQAMSAASQTVPDDRQGHSLHAYFMRPGDPARPIVYTVDCIRDGRSFTTRRVTAIQKGRAIFTMSASFKVAETGFNHQAEMPDIPGPEGIESEMERARRVQDKIPEPIRNRILCEKPIEVRPVNPVNPFAPKKENPERYSWFRAIHKMPDDMAVHRYMLAYASDFGLVGTSLYPHGRTFWDPKMQVASLDHAMWFHRDFRMDDWLLYAMYSPNASRALGLNHGHIYARDGTLVASTSQQGLIRFRG from the coding sequence ATGACAGAATCGACCACATGTACGCCGATCAGTAACGTACTCGATGAACTGCTGGAACTTTTAGAGCTTGAGATGATTGAGGAGAATATTTTCCGGGGCAAGAGCCAGGATCTGGGATTCGGCAATATATTCGGCGGCCAGGTGCTGGGCCAGGCCATGTCCGCCGCCTCTCAGACCGTGCCGGATGACCGGCAGGGGCACAGCCTTCACGCCTATTTTATGCGCCCAGGGGACCCCGCCCGGCCGATCGTCTATACCGTGGACTGCATCCGGGATGGCAGAAGTTTTACCACCCGCCGGGTAACAGCCATTCAGAAGGGCCGGGCGATTTTTACCATGTCCGCCTCTTTCAAGGTGGCGGAAACCGGGTTTAACCATCAGGCGGAAATGCCTGATATCCCGGGTCCGGAGGGCATTGAATCCGAGATGGAGCGGGCGCGGCGGGTTCAGGACAAAATCCCCGAGCCGATCCGAAACCGCATTTTATGTGAAAAACCGATTGAAGTCCGCCCGGTTAACCCGGTCAATCCCTTTGCCCCGAAAAAGGAAAATCCCGAACGCTACAGCTGGTTCCGGGCTATCCACAAAATGCCGGATGACATGGCCGTGCATCGCTATATGCTGGCATATGCTTCGGATTTCGGGCTGGTGGGCACGTCTTTATACCCCCATGGCCGCACCTTCTGGGATCCGAAAATGCAGGTGGCCAGCCTGGATCATGCCATGTGGTTTCACCGGGATTTCCGGATGGACGACTGGCTGCTGTATGCCATGTACAGCCCGAATGCCAGCCGGGCCCTGGGCCTGAACCACGGCCATATCTACGCCCGGGATGGAACGTTGGTCGCCTCAACCTCCCAGCAGGGGCTGATCCGATTCCGGGGATAA